One genomic region from Ornithinicoccus hortensis encodes:
- a CDS encoding methionine ABC transporter permease, which yields MTNWDRIAPALVDATWETVYMVGVSMGLSLLLGIPLGVLLVITAPDGLDPRRTLNSVLGTIVNIGRSVPFIVLLVLVAPITRAATGTTIGSTATIVPLTIAAVPFIARLVEAALREVAPGKVEAARAMGARRRDVVRTVLLPEARPGVVAAATVTLVALISYSAMAGAIGGGGLGDFAIRYGYQRFNTEVTLACVAVLLLMVQLIQVFGDSLARRLSHR from the coding sequence ATGACCAACTGGGACCGGATCGCGCCCGCCCTCGTCGACGCGACCTGGGAGACCGTCTACATGGTCGGCGTCTCGATGGGGCTCTCCCTGCTCCTCGGCATACCGCTCGGGGTGCTGCTGGTGATCACCGCCCCCGACGGCCTCGACCCCCGCCGCACGCTGAACAGCGTGCTCGGCACGATCGTGAACATCGGCCGCTCGGTGCCGTTCATCGTGTTGCTCGTGCTCGTCGCCCCCATCACCCGGGCCGCGACGGGGACCACCATCGGGTCGACCGCCACCATCGTGCCGCTCACGATCGCCGCCGTGCCGTTCATCGCCCGGCTCGTCGAGGCGGCCCTGCGCGAGGTGGCGCCCGGCAAGGTCGAGGCCGCCCGGGCCATGGGCGCCCGGCGCCGTGACGTCGTCCGGACGGTGCTCCTGCCCGAGGCCCGCCCGGGCGTGGTCGCCGCGGCGACCGTCACCCTGGTGGCGCTCATCTCCTACTCGGCGATGGCCGGCGCCATCGGCGGCGGGGGACTGGGTGACTTCGCCATCCGCTACGGCTACCAGCGGTTCAACACCGAGGTCACGCTCGCCTGCGTCGCGGTCCTGCTGCTCATGGTGCAGCTGATCCAGGTGTTCGGGGACAGCCTGGCCCGCCGGCTCTCCCACCGCTGA
- a CDS encoding DUF1304 domain-containing protein, with the protein MTVVAAVLVALAALLHGYIFVMESLWWRRPQIWRRFGLRSQQDAETTASMAYNQGFYNLFLGVGAALGLLLFLTGHETAGRTLVLFATGSMALAATVLLTTGVRYARAAATQGTLPLLGFLLFLFV; encoded by the coding sequence ATGACCGTCGTCGCCGCCGTCCTCGTGGCCCTGGCCGCCCTCCTGCACGGCTACATCTTCGTGATGGAGAGCCTGTGGTGGCGCCGGCCGCAGATCTGGCGCAGGTTCGGTCTGCGGTCCCAGCAGGATGCCGAGACGACCGCGTCGATGGCCTACAACCAGGGGTTCTACAACCTGTTCCTGGGGGTCGGGGCGGCCCTGGGCCTGCTCCTCTTCCTGACCGGTCACGAGACCGCGGGCCGCACCCTGGTGCTGTTCGCCACCGGATCGATGGCGCTGGCCGCGACGGTGCTGCTCACCACGGGCGTCCGGTATGCGCGGGCCGCGGCGACCCAGGGCACGCTGCCCCTCCTCGGGTTCCTGCTGTTCCTGTTCGTCTGA
- a CDS encoding MetQ/NlpA family ABC transporter substrate-binding protein, producing MRTPLALTTLAAAVLLAGCGADSEASDGAAVADGKVTVGASTVPHAEILQFVQDELAADAGLELEIVEFTDYVQPNVALDDGSLDANYFQHEPYLVEQEADAGYDFEIVTPVHLEPLALYSDSLNSLEELPDGAQVAIPNDPTNGARALELLAGEGLITLADTGESSATVLDIDENPKNLEFTEVEAAQLPRSLADVDAAVINGNYAVESGLSPAEDSIAVESADDNPYANLLVTVAGHEDDEDLQKLAELLTSQEVASFIEDTYDGAVIAAF from the coding sequence ATGCGCACCCCCCTCGCCCTGACCACCCTCGCCGCCGCCGTGCTGCTGGCCGGCTGCGGCGCCGACTCGGAGGCCTCGGACGGCGCCGCGGTCGCCGACGGCAAGGTGACCGTCGGGGCCTCGACCGTGCCCCACGCCGAGATCCTGCAGTTCGTGCAGGACGAGCTCGCCGCCGACGCCGGCCTCGAGCTGGAGATCGTGGAGTTCACCGACTACGTCCAGCCGAACGTGGCGCTGGACGACGGCTCGCTCGACGCCAACTACTTCCAGCACGAGCCGTACCTGGTCGAGCAGGAGGCCGACGCCGGCTACGACTTCGAGATCGTCACCCCCGTGCACCTGGAGCCGCTGGCGCTCTACTCGGACTCGCTGAACAGCCTCGAGGAACTCCCCGACGGGGCCCAGGTCGCCATCCCCAACGACCCCACCAACGGGGCGCGGGCGCTGGAGCTGCTGGCCGGTGAGGGGCTGATCACCCTGGCCGACACCGGGGAGTCCTCGGCCACCGTGCTCGACATCGACGAGAACCCGAAGAACCTGGAGTTCACCGAGGTCGAGGCCGCCCAGCTGCCGCGCAGCCTGGCCGACGTCGACGCCGCGGTGATCAACGGGAACTACGCGGTCGAGTCCGGCCTGTCCCCGGCCGAGGACTCCATCGCGGTCGAGTCCGCGGACGACAACCCCTACGCCAACCTGCTGGTCACCGTCGCCGGGCACGAGGACGACGAGGACCTGCAGAAGCTCGCCGAGCTGCTCACCTCGCAGGAGGTGGCCTCGTTCATCGAGGACACCTACGACGGCGCCGTCATCGCCGCCTTCTGA
- a CDS encoding MetQ/NlpA family ABC transporter substrate-binding protein, producing MRLTPTGTTALALAAALTLSACGGTADAEDGTASGSDGPLRVAATPVPHAEILQFVADELAPDAGLDLEVVEFTDYVQPNVALDDGSVDANYYQHSVYLADQEATAGYDFTELLGVNFQPQGLYSSSITDLGQLPEGSTVAIPNDPVNGARGLLLLQQEGLLTLADDAGDVPTSLDITDNPLDLEFSEVEAAQLPRSLEDVELAAIPGNYAIEADLNPAEDALSVESAEGSPYVIQLVTRTGNEDDERLQLLQELLSSDETRQFIEETYQGAVVPAF from the coding sequence ATGCGCCTCACCCCCACCGGAACCACCGCCCTGGCCCTCGCCGCCGCGTTGACCCTGTCCGCCTGCGGCGGCACGGCCGACGCCGAGGACGGGACCGCCTCCGGGTCCGACGGACCACTGCGGGTGGCTGCCACCCCGGTCCCGCACGCCGAGATCCTGCAGTTCGTCGCCGACGAGCTCGCGCCGGACGCCGGCCTGGACCTGGAGGTCGTCGAGTTCACCGACTACGTGCAGCCGAACGTGGCGCTGGACGACGGGTCGGTCGACGCGAACTACTACCAGCACTCGGTCTACCTGGCCGACCAGGAGGCCACCGCGGGCTACGACTTCACCGAGCTGCTGGGGGTCAACTTCCAGCCGCAGGGCCTCTACTCCTCGAGCATCACCGACCTCGGGCAGCTGCCCGAGGGGTCGACCGTGGCCATCCCGAACGACCCGGTGAACGGCGCCCGGGGGTTGCTGCTCCTGCAGCAGGAGGGCCTGCTCACCCTGGCCGACGACGCCGGTGACGTGCCGACCAGCCTGGACATCACCGACAACCCGCTGGACCTGGAGTTCAGCGAGGTCGAGGCCGCCCAGCTGCCGCGCAGCCTGGAGGACGTCGAGCTGGCCGCCATCCCGGGCAACTACGCCATCGAGGCCGACCTGAACCCCGCCGAGGACGCCCTCTCGGTGGAGTCCGCCGAGGGCAGCCCCTACGTCATCCAGCTGGTCACCCGCACCGGCAACGAGGACGACGAGCGGTTGCAGCTGCTCCAGGAGCTGCTGTCCTCCGATGAGACCCGCCAGTTCATCGAGGAGACCTACCAGGGCGCCGTCGTCCCCGCCTTCTGA